The following proteins are co-located in the Bathymodiolus thermophilus thioautotrophic gill symbiont genome:
- a CDS encoding TIGR04211 family SH3 domain-containing protein, whose protein sequence is MKLKNTLLITLVLLCSVANAKSFVYVTDMVPIPMRSENRIQNNPSNLIKMLDSGTKLEILSTKSGWTKVRFENTVGWMISRYLTSNKPARVQLEALKRNSNNKRLSLSKQQKRNKKLEKQVADLRAKNTKLSIQSGKLASEKKHVKQVYKDALKLEYKNKKYKAQVLQLQSELQLLQSNSTIGQEANARNWFIVGALVLFFGFMVGFFIQKRININQRRF, encoded by the coding sequence ATGAAACTAAAAAATACTTTACTTATAACACTTGTATTACTGTGTTCAGTGGCAAACGCCAAATCATTCGTGTATGTGACAGATATGGTGCCAATTCCAATGCGTTCTGAAAATAGAATCCAAAATAACCCCAGTAATCTCATAAAAATGCTGGATTCTGGCACCAAACTAGAAATTTTATCCACCAAAAGCGGCTGGACCAAGGTAAGATTTGAAAACACAGTTGGCTGGATGATTTCACGCTACCTAACCTCTAACAAGCCTGCAAGAGTGCAATTAGAAGCACTTAAACGCAATAGCAATAACAAACGATTATCGCTTTCTAAGCAACAAAAAAGAAACAAAAAACTCGAAAAACAAGTGGCCGACTTAAGAGCAAAAAACACCAAATTGTCTATTCAATCTGGCAAACTGGCATCAGAAAAAAAACATGTCAAACAAGTTTACAAAGACGCACTTAAACTTGAATACAAGAACAAAAAATACAAAGCACAAGTACTACAACTACAATCAGAATTGCAATTATTACAAAGTAACAGCACTATTGGGCAAGAGGCCAATGCTAGAAACTGGTTTATTGTTGGCGCATTGGTTTTGTTTTTTGGATTCATGGTCGGCTTTTTTATCCAAAAACGCATTAACATTAATCAAAGGAGATTTTAA